One part of the Ornithodoros turicata isolate Travis chromosome 2, ASM3712646v1, whole genome shotgun sequence genome encodes these proteins:
- the LOC135384820 gene encoding uncharacterized protein LOC135384820 has product MGRYENLMRELALEDSEVYRRWIRMDTATFENRLGKVRPRIGKQDTNFMEAIDAGERLGVTLRYLLDRMMSLQYAFRMAHNTISNIVAEVTVAIYDVLKEDFVKVPATPCEWKVVADQFSALWQYPHCIGELDGKHVVIMPPPKTGAMYRNYKGTFSVVLMDLVDAELNFLYVDIGRKGRMNDSGVWNSCNLRVKLESSPSVLPQPQVLPHSSMSAPYVIVCDEGFGLNNYLMRPYPARELSTDARISKYRARRTAEKAFGVLCSRWQIFRAPLRHSPERATAIIKATIALHNYLQTQRTTRPLYLPPEIVDVEDIATGTVRPGSWRQAVSNHGAMRPLQRPGGNCSNSAKAVRELYTQYFSNEGQVGWQWKMI; this is encoded by the exons ATGGGACGCTACGAGAATCTCATGCGAGAGCTCGCGCTTGAGGACTCTGAAGTGTACCGCCGCTGGATTCGCATGGACACAGCAACTTTTGAGAATCGTTTGGGGAAAGTGCGGCCCCGCATCGGTAAGCAGGACACGAATTTCATGGAGGCAATTGATGCGGGCGAGCGCCTAGGAGTGACGCTGCGCTACTTG CTGGACAGAATGATGTCCCTGCAGTACGCGTTCAGGATGGCGCACAATACTATATCAAATATCGTGGCGGAGGTAACTGTTGCAATATATGATGTTTTGAAAGAAGACTTCGTCAAG GTTCCTGCCACACCATGTGAATGGAAAGTCGTGGCAGACCAGTTCAGTGCACTGTGGCAGTATCCACACTGTATTGGTGAACTGGACGGTAAGCACGTGGTCATCATGCCTCCCCCCAAGACAGGAGCCATGTACCGCAACTACAAAGGCACTTTCAGTGTCGTGCTCATGGACCTTGTAGATGCGGAACTGAACTTTTTGTACGTCGACATTGGACGGAAGGGCAGGATGAATGACAGTGGAGTGTGGAACTCCTGCAACCTGAGGGTAAAATTGGAAAGTTCGCCTTCAGTCCTCCCTCAACCCCAAGTCTTGCCGCACTCTTCCATGTCAGCCCCTTACGTAATTGTGTGCGACGAGGGCTTTGGATTAAATAATTATTTGATGAGGCCATATCCTGCAAGGGAGCTGAGCACAGACGCCAGGATCTCCAAGTACAG GGCACGCCGTACGGCTGAAAAGGCCTTCGGAGTCTTGTGCAGCAGATGGCAGATCTTCCGGGCTCCTCTGCGCCACTCTCCAGAAAGAGCCACCGCGATCATCAAGGCCACCATAGCTCTGCACAATTACCTCCAAACGCAGAGGACTACACGACCGCTCTACCTGCCGCCAGAGATAGTAGATGTGGAGGATATTGCCACAG GCACTGTTCGTCCGGGTTCATGGAGACAAGCCGTAAGCAACCATGGAGCCATGCGACCCTTGCAACGACCTGGAGGGAACTGTTCCAACAGTGCAAAAGCAGTCAGGGAACTGTATACACAGTACTTCAGCAATGAAGGACAAGTAGGCTGGCAGTGGAAAATGATCTAA